The DNA region TGAATTCAACCTTTTGGAATGCGGTCAACTTCCATGAATCCGGACCATTTCTCTTCCATGACTTGGCCTTGATCATGGCAGCAACAGCGAAAAGTAGAGAGCATATCAAAAGGCCAAGCGCAAATACCAGCTTAAAATCTGCAGAGGCTTTACTGGGTGTGTTTGTGATTGCAGTGAAGTTGCAAGGATTGTTTAGTAGGGAACCGCAAAGTTGAGAATTACCCGCGAAAGAGGAAGCGTTAAAGCAGGTGAATTGGCCAAATTCCGGTAACTTGCCGGAGAAATCATTGAAGGAGAAATCGGCGTTTGTGAGGCTTTTCATCGCTCCGATTGATCTGGGTATTGTTTGGCTCAAGTGGTTTCTGGACAAGTTTAGGTAACTCAGtatacggatgttggaaatctCTGGTGGGAGTGAGCCAGAGAGGTTATTCTGACTCAGGTCGAGGTATGTCAAATGGTAACAATTTCCAATTTCGGGTGGGATTGAAGCGGAGAGTGAATTTCGACTCAAGTCCAGTTTTACCACCTGAAGGAGTCCTCCTACAGAAGAAGGGATTGGACCAGAGAATTGGTTTCCACTAAGTGAAAGGATTTGGATGGaagataaatttgaaaatgaatagGGTAAAGGACCAGACAGGAGATTGTTTGACAAATTAAGTTGGCTTAATTTAGCCGGCTTTGAGGAAATATTAGCATTCTCTGCCAAGGTTCCTGATAGGTAGTTGTTTTGCAATGCCACAAAATTGAGCTGAGGCAAGTATAGGAACCCATTTGGAATGCTACCATTCAAGTAATTGTTGCTCAGTCTCACTCTCGTGAGGCTTGAACATGTCCCCAGTCCTTCAGGAATCGGCCCAAAGAGGAAGTTTTTTAAGAGAATTAGTATTCTGAGTTGATTTGAAAAACACAAGTTCCGAGGGATTGTACCAGTGAGCTTGTTTGTGGACAAATCGAGCACTTGaagctttccattttggccgAGATTCTCGGGGATCACACTGGTGAAGTTGTTCGTCCACAGCATAAGAGTTTCCAAATTTGGAAAGTCGGCGATGTAATCCGGTATAGACCCATGTAGTCTGTTCATGAACAGATTAAAAAGCTTGAGCTGTTTAAGATTGACAAACTCCGGCGGGATTTCACCTGTCAGTGCATTGTTGGAAAGATCTAGATTCACCAGGTTTGTCAAGTTGCCTAACTGCTTTGGAATTGAACCCGAAAGTAGATTGCTATGCAAGTAGAGAGTGTCGAGCGCCTTCAAATTCCCCAGCTCGCTTGGAATTGGCCCATCCAATTCACAGCTAGAAAAATCCATGTGAACCAGATTCGCCAAGTTACCAAACTCCGCTGGGATCCCACCTTCAAATACATTgaaatagcccaagtacatctCTCTCAAGTTAGTGAGATTGCCCAACTCGCCTGGGATTTCTCCGTGAAGATCGTTGCCAGCAAGCGAAAGATACTCCAAGCATGCAAGATTTCCATAGCTTTCTGGGATTCTGCCAAAGAAAAAATTGCCTCCAAGATCCAAGTGCTGGAGGTTCTTCAAGCTCGTAATCCCAAGCGGAAGAAAGGCAGTGAAGTTGTTGTTATAAGCATCAAACACTTCTAAGTTGGCAATGCTCGAGTAGTTCCAATCCAAGCCGCCATTAAACCGATTGTTTGAGATATTTAGCCAACGAAGACGGTCCAAATTTGCAATCTCAATGGTACCTGTGAAGTTATTTCCAGCAAGAGAGAGGTTGGTAAGCCGGTCAAGTTTCAAAATTAGAGGGGACACAGAGCCATACAGATTCATATCTGTCAAGTCTAATGAAATAACACGTCCCCTTGAGCATTGAATTTCAGCCCATGAACAAACTGAGCTAGGA from Carya illinoinensis cultivar Pawnee chromosome 6, C.illinoinensisPawnee_v1, whole genome shotgun sequence includes:
- the LOC122313737 gene encoding leucine-rich repeat receptor-like serine/threonine-protein kinase BAM1; this encodes MVPFIVVALFSLLGTSTASSLASDFQVLVTLKKGFKFSDSVLSAWNSSNPSSVCSWAEIQCSRGRVISLDLTDMNLYGSVSPLILKLDRLTNLSLAGNNFTGTIEIANLDRLRWLNISNNRFNGGLDWNYSSIANLEVFDAYNNNFTAFLPLGITSLKNLQHLDLGGNFFFGRIPESYGNLACLEYLSLAGNDLHGEIPGELGNLTNLREMYLGYFNVFEGGIPAEFGNLANLVHMDFSSCELDGPIPSELGNLKALDTLYLHSNLLSGSIPKQLGNLTNLVNLDLSNNALTGEIPPEFVNLKQLKLFNLFMNRLHGSIPDYIADFPNLETLMLWTNNFTSVIPENLGQNGKLQVLDLSTNKLTGTIPRNLCFSNQLRILILLKNFLFGPIPEGLGTCSSLTRVRLSNNYLNGSIPNGFLYLPQLNFVALQNNYLSGTLAENANISSKPAKLSQLNLSNNLLSGPLPYSFSNLSSIQILSLSGNQFSGPIPSSVGGLLQVVKLDLSRNSLSASIPPEIGNCYHLTYLDLSQNNLSGSLPPEISNIRILSYLNLSRNHLSQTIPRSIGAMKSLTNADFSFNDFSGKLPEFGQFTCFNASSFAGNSQLCGSLLNNPCNFTAITNTPSKASADFKLVFALGLLICSLLFAVAAMIKAKSWKRNGPDSWKLTAFQKVEFKVSDILQCVKDGNVIGRGGAGIVYHGKMPDGVEIAVKKLLGFGSNSHDHGFRAEIQTLGNIRHRNIVRLLAFCSNKETNLLVYEYMRNGSLGEALHGKKGAFLGWNLRYKVAIEAAKGLSYLHHDCSPLIVHRDVKSNNILLDSTFEAHVADFGLAKYLIDGGASECMSAIAGSYGYIAPEYAYTLRVDEKSDVYSFGVVLLELLTGHRPVGDFGEGVDIVQWTKRVTRCRKEEAMGIVDPKLKMLAKDEVMHLFFVAMLCTQENSIERPTMREVVQMLSEFPRHSLDYQSSSSSIDVPDQQIKKLEKEIDCPKLKQDL